A genomic segment from Clostridium pasteurianum BC1 encodes:
- the spoVAE gene encoding stage V sporulation protein AE gives MGIFIWAFIIGGLICVIGQIMMDVFKLTPAHTMTAFVVVGAILGGFGLYDPIVKFAGAGASIPICSFGNALVKGALMENKQYGIIGVLTGIFEITSAGISSAIIFGFIASLIFKTKG, from the coding sequence TTGGGAATTTTTATTTGGGCTTTTATTATAGGCGGACTTATATGCGTTATAGGTCAAATAATGATGGATGTTTTTAAACTTACACCTGCCCATACAATGACTGCATTTGTAGTAGTAGGAGCAATATTAGGCGGCTTCGGTTTGTATGACCCTATAGTAAAGTTTGCAGGAGCAGGTGCCTCAATACCGATATGCAGCTTTGGCAATGCATTAGTTAAAGGTGCTTTAATGGAAAATAAACAATATGGTATTATCGGAGTGCTCACTGGCATATTTGAAATCACAAGCGCTGGCATTTCCTCAGCTATAATATTTGGCTTTATAGCTTCATTAATATTTAAGACTAAAGGTTAA
- a CDS encoding DUF1657 domain-containing protein translates to MTVGTQMQQAIAGVQSAAATMKTFALQTENEAAKKDFQQLAKTFEDSLQILNGRLKHIQEEEPQYTQQ, encoded by the coding sequence ATGACAGTAGGAACACAGATGCAGCAGGCTATAGCCGGCGTTCAATCAGCAGCAGCTACAATGAAGACTTTTGCATTACAAACAGAAAATGAAGCTGCAAAAAAAGATTTTCAACAGTTAGCTAAAACCTTTGAGGATTCATTACAAATTTTGAATGGAAGATTAAAACATATTCAAGAAGAAGAACCTCAGTATACACAACAGTAA